Proteins encoded in a region of the Bacillus sp. T3 genome:
- a CDS encoding SEC-C domain-containing protein produces the protein MSVNRNDACPCGSGKKYKKCCLNKKKVIQIQEVKEERFFQQKNALVDRMRVFFQSNISRDHFRQLEREFHIRTNRLVPADIRDGFFRFWLYFCHRFTNGLRGIEWFYQEQQFRLSHEEKMMANHWTGLKMKLVEAVNKDGNKVVFEDMLSKDQYTVPEIRENIPAFSPWYGTLGLIESFEGNDYFNGVRIFKGPIHLMNALELVRQLAQKENTPADKILFDYYPEILAVLLGNDYAQKPEDKTEQEIHQYILEYHILNEVLLHSFLQENKDFIVDKADSSLKGYSWAGNWREYQDSEIADEVVIAEVFATLSIQQNKLIITSFDKKKTEQLKEILKKAILALQFDSERTNVIKSPIQAQIKNYFVQMSQDAPFYYSNYAQTNLFEEINVSIPKYNNRSIRQLIEDGEVELALSWLKQVEQNIYQQVMKQTDEIKVTADLNSVRKILGLPLSPFVTGGASRKSGFIEIENPFKAIIVEREDIPFYEDLGFTPTTISNFYATDMVTFFKEKTIGKGEGTVRKYRNSLYFLREVLEQSSLQEWSQCNDALWRSILLEVFASDEVSKTYQKDFVSTMKAFAKWLDSIKQTSVSSVLLPEIKKVELKITNKKVLQKI, from the coding sequence GTGAGTGTTAATCGAAACGACGCGTGTCCATGCGGAAGTGGAAAAAAGTATAAGAAATGTTGTTTAAATAAGAAAAAAGTCATTCAAATCCAAGAGGTCAAAGAGGAGCGCTTCTTCCAGCAAAAGAATGCACTAGTTGATCGAATGAGAGTGTTTTTTCAGTCTAACATCTCTCGTGATCATTTTCGACAACTAGAAAGAGAGTTTCATATAAGAACAAATAGGTTAGTTCCTGCTGATATACGAGATGGATTTTTCCGATTTTGGCTATATTTTTGCCATCGATTTACTAATGGTTTAAGAGGAATAGAATGGTTTTATCAGGAACAACAGTTTAGGCTATCACATGAGGAAAAAATGATGGCAAATCATTGGACAGGTCTAAAGATGAAACTAGTTGAGGCTGTAAACAAGGATGGAAACAAGGTTGTATTTGAAGACATGCTATCGAAAGACCAGTATACTGTTCCGGAAATAAGAGAAAATATTCCCGCCTTTTCCCCTTGGTATGGAACATTAGGATTAATAGAGAGCTTTGAAGGAAACGACTATTTTAATGGAGTCAGAATTTTTAAAGGTCCAATCCATTTAATGAATGCATTAGAGCTGGTACGACAGCTTGCTCAAAAAGAAAATACGCCTGCGGATAAGATTTTGTTTGATTATTATCCTGAAATATTAGCTGTATTGCTAGGTAATGACTACGCTCAAAAACCTGAGGATAAAACAGAACAGGAAATTCATCAATACATACTGGAATATCATATCCTTAATGAAGTATTGCTTCATTCATTCTTACAAGAGAATAAGGATTTTATTGTAGATAAAGCCGATAGTAGTCTGAAAGGATATTCCTGGGCCGGAAATTGGCGCGAATATCAGGATAGTGAAATTGCTGACGAGGTGGTTATTGCTGAAGTCTTTGCTACCCTTTCAATCCAACAAAACAAACTGATCATAACGAGCTTTGACAAAAAGAAAACAGAACAATTAAAAGAAATCTTAAAAAAGGCGATTTTAGCGCTACAATTTGATTCTGAAAGGACAAATGTAATTAAAAGTCCGATTCAAGCCCAAATAAAGAATTACTTTGTACAAATGAGTCAGGATGCACCGTTCTATTATTCCAACTATGCTCAAACGAACTTATTTGAGGAGATAAATGTCTCCATTCCAAAATATAATAATCGCTCGATCAGGCAGTTAATTGAAGATGGTGAAGTAGAATTAGCTTTGTCGTGGTTAAAGCAAGTGGAGCAAAATATATATCAACAAGTGATGAAGCAAACAGATGAGATTAAGGTTACGGCTGATTTGAATTCTGTTCGGAAAATTTTAGGTTTACCGCTATCTCCATTTGTCACTGGTGGTGCAAGTCGCAAAAGTGGGTTTATTGAGATTGAAAATCCATTCAAAGCCATCATTGTTGAAAGAGAAGATATTCCTTTTTATGAGGATTTAGGGTTTACTCCAACCACTATTAGTAATTTTTACGCTACAGATATGGTTACCTTTTTCAAAGAAAAAACGATTGGTAAAGGAGAAGGTACTGTTAGAAAATATAGAAATAGCTTGTATTTCCTAAGAGAAGTACTTGAGCAGTCTTCTTTACAAGAATGGTCACAATGTAATGATGCTTTATGGAGATCCATCCTTCTAGAAGTGTTTGCATCAGATGAGGTCAGCAAGACTTATCAAAAAGATTTCGTCAGTACAATGAAAGCTTTCGCAAAATGGTTGGATAGTATAAAGCAAACATCTGTTTCATCGGTTCTATTACCAGAAATAAAAAAGGTAGAACTAAAAATCACAAACAAGAAAGTATTACAAAAAATATAA
- a CDS encoding thermonuclease family protein: MLGILTAILIIGFYVSKKNKIIKYKHILCIGATLLFIGIFSGCTGTDTSMEKEAPKETEQKTPSNNLTEDNRSNQSKEEIGNSQINGLKAKVLSVTDGDTIKVQLENGTTEKVRLILIDTPETKHPRLGVQPFGKEASSFTTKELTDKNITLELDVEERDQYGRLLAYVWIDNTLYNEVLINEGLARVAVFPPNTKYVDRFREAQSKAQKAGIGIWSIEDYVQNDGYDSDQTGTEPPAANSNSNASGSSGSYINDPSDDQETNLDCKEKIKGNANSHIYHVPGGRYYEKTTDNIVWFCSEADAQSAGYRKSQQ; encoded by the coding sequence ATGCTTGGTATACTAACGGCAATTCTAATTATTGGGTTTTATGTTAGCAAAAAAAATAAAATAATAAAGTATAAACACATCTTATGTATTGGAGCTACACTTCTGTTCATTGGCATATTTAGCGGATGTACAGGTACGGATACATCGATGGAGAAGGAAGCTCCTAAAGAGACTGAACAGAAAACACCTTCTAACAATTTAACAGAAGATAATAGGTCTAATCAATCAAAAGAAGAAATTGGAAACTCACAGATAAATGGTCTTAAGGCGAAAGTGCTATCTGTAACTGATGGCGATACGATTAAAGTTCAATTAGAGAATGGAACAACGGAAAAGGTTCGCTTGATTTTGATAGACACACCAGAAACCAAACATCCAAGACTTGGTGTACAGCCATTTGGGAAGGAGGCATCAAGTTTTACTACAAAAGAATTAACTGATAAAAATATCACACTAGAACTCGATGTCGAGGAACGAGACCAGTACGGAAGACTATTAGCCTATGTTTGGATTGACAATACACTTTATAATGAAGTTCTAATTAACGAAGGACTTGCACGAGTTGCGGTCTTTCCGCCTAATACGAAGTATGTCGATCGTTTCCGCGAGGCTCAGTCTAAAGCCCAGAAGGCTGGGATTGGAATTTGGAGTATTGAAGACTATGTCCAAAATGATGGGTATGATTCTGATCAAACTGGAACCGAGCCGCCAGCGGCTAATTCCAATTCAAATGCTTCAGGATCCTCGGGCTCCTACATTAACGATCCAAGTGATGATCAGGAAACTAACCTAGACTGCAAAGAAAAAATAAAGGGAAATGCTAACAGTCATATCTACCATGTACCTGGTGGTCGATACTATGAAAAGACTACAGATAATATTGTTTGGTTTTGTTCCGAAGCTGACGCTCAATCTGCAGGATACCGAAAATCGCAACAATAA